A region from the Paenarthrobacter aurescens genome encodes:
- the recF gene encoding DNA replication/repair protein RecF (All proteins in this family for which functions are known are DNA-binding proteins that assist the filamentation of RecA onto DNA for the initiation of recombination or recombinational repair.), translated as MYLEHLSLTDFRSYAQVDLKLGPGVTVLVGSNGIGKTNLMEAIGYLATLSSHRVSTDAPLLRFGTDRALIRARLVRGEQSTVLELEINSGRANRGRINRSNPVRARDILGICQMVLFAPEDLALVKGDPSNRRRFLDELLVSLIPRHAATRTDYDRVLKQRNALLKSARTGKFTAGHEATLDVWDQHMARAGAELLHARLELVEQLQPHLKSAYAQLTDGSKEAGAMYRSTIQGVLDDDGGPDYPGTEPSASVDDLRLLSVDELTQRYIQAFGASRKKELERGISLVGPHRDELELTLGQAPAKGYASHGETWSMCLSLRLASYYVMLDDARTGGTAPILILDDVFAELDVQRRRKLAAIVAGAEQVLVTAAVDADIPEELAGRRVTVVPGGIDGEG; from the coding sequence GTGTACCTCGAACATCTTTCGCTGACGGATTTCCGAAGCTACGCACAGGTTGACCTTAAGCTCGGCCCCGGTGTGACAGTCTTGGTGGGTTCCAACGGAATCGGCAAGACCAACCTCATGGAGGCTATTGGGTATTTGGCCACCCTGAGTTCCCACCGTGTCAGCACGGACGCTCCACTGCTTCGATTTGGGACGGACCGCGCATTGATCCGTGCCAGGTTGGTCCGTGGAGAGCAATCAACGGTGCTGGAGCTCGAGATCAACTCCGGCAGGGCAAACCGGGGACGTATTAACCGCAGCAACCCGGTCCGTGCCAGGGATATCCTTGGGATTTGCCAGATGGTGTTGTTCGCGCCCGAGGACCTGGCATTGGTCAAGGGCGACCCCTCGAACCGCCGACGTTTCCTGGACGAACTGCTGGTGAGCCTCATTCCACGGCATGCGGCAACCCGCACCGATTACGATCGCGTTTTGAAGCAACGCAATGCCTTGCTCAAATCCGCCCGGACAGGTAAATTCACGGCCGGCCACGAGGCAACACTGGACGTTTGGGATCAACACATGGCCCGGGCAGGCGCCGAGCTTCTCCATGCCCGCCTGGAACTTGTGGAACAACTCCAACCCCACCTGAAAAGCGCATACGCACAGCTCACTGACGGTTCCAAAGAGGCTGGCGCCATGTACCGCTCCACCATCCAGGGCGTACTGGACGACGACGGCGGCCCGGACTACCCCGGAACGGAACCTTCGGCGTCGGTTGACGACCTCCGGCTGTTGTCCGTTGATGAACTCACGCAGCGATACATCCAGGCTTTCGGGGCATCGAGGAAAAAAGAGCTCGAACGGGGCATCTCCCTGGTGGGCCCCCACCGTGATGAACTCGAACTTACTCTGGGACAGGCCCCGGCAAAGGGTTACGCTTCCCACGGTGAAACGTGGTCGATGTGTCTGTCCCTTCGATTGGCTTCCTACTACGTGATGTTGGACGACGCCCGTACCGGAGGCACCGCCCCGATCCTCATCCTGGATGATGTTTTTGCGGAACTGGATGTTCAGCGGCGGCGTAAACTGGCTGCAATAGTGGCCGGTGCCGAGCAGGTGCTGGTGACTGCCGCCGTCGACGCCGATATCCCTGAGGAGCTGGCCGGACGGCGCGTAACCGTTGTTCCGGGAGGCATTGATGGCGAAGGATAG
- the dnaN gene encoding DNA polymerase III subunit beta translates to MKFRVDRDVLAEAVTWTARSLSPRPPVPVLSGLLLKAEAGTVSLSSFDYETSARLEIPADIAVEGTILVSGRLLADICRSLPSAPVEVETDGSKVTLTCRRSSFHLATMPESEYPALPALPAISGTLPGDAFAQAVSQVIIAASKDDTLPILTGVRMEIEDDLITLLATDRYRLAMREVPWKPVTPGISTSALVKSKTLNEVAKTLGGSGDINLALADDDSRLIGFESGGRTTTSLLVDGDYPKIRSLFPDSTPIHATVQTQELVEAVRRVSLVAERNTPVRLAFTQGLLNLDAGTGEDAQASEELEAQLSGEDITVAFNPHYLVEGLSVIETKYVRFSFTTAPKPAMITAQAEADGEDQDDYRYLVMPVRLPN, encoded by the coding sequence GTGAAGTTCAGAGTCGACCGCGACGTCCTGGCAGAAGCCGTTACGTGGACCGCGCGGTCGTTGTCTCCGCGGCCGCCTGTCCCAGTGCTTTCCGGCCTCCTCCTCAAAGCTGAGGCGGGAACCGTAAGCTTGTCCAGCTTTGACTACGAGACCTCGGCCCGCCTGGAGATCCCGGCAGATATCGCTGTAGAGGGCACCATTCTGGTTTCGGGACGTCTGTTGGCGGACATTTGCCGTAGCCTTCCCTCGGCTCCCGTGGAAGTTGAAACCGACGGAAGCAAAGTAACTCTCACGTGCCGCCGAAGCAGCTTCCACCTGGCCACCATGCCCGAGTCCGAGTACCCGGCGCTGCCTGCTTTGCCGGCAATCAGTGGAACCTTGCCCGGAGACGCGTTCGCCCAGGCCGTTTCCCAGGTAATCATCGCGGCAAGCAAGGACGACACCCTGCCCATCCTCACCGGCGTCCGCATGGAAATCGAGGACGACCTCATCACGCTTCTGGCTACGGACCGGTACCGCCTTGCCATGCGGGAAGTACCGTGGAAGCCTGTCACTCCGGGCATTTCCACCAGCGCTTTGGTCAAGTCCAAGACGCTGAACGAAGTAGCCAAGACACTTGGTGGCAGCGGCGACATCAACCTCGCCCTTGCCGATGACGACAGCCGACTCATCGGCTTTGAAAGCGGTGGACGGACCACAACGTCGCTGCTGGTGGATGGTGATTACCCCAAGATCCGCTCACTGTTCCCGGATTCAACGCCGATTCACGCGACTGTCCAGACGCAAGAACTGGTTGAAGCTGTTCGCCGTGTTTCGCTGGTCGCCGAACGAAACACCCCGGTTCGTCTTGCTTTCACCCAGGGTTTACTGAATCTCGACGCCGGAACGGGCGAAGACGCCCAGGCCTCCGAAGAGCTGGAAGCCCAGCTTTCGGGCGAAGACATCACTGTTGCCTTCAACCCGCACTACCTCGTTGAGGGTCTCAGCGTGATCGAAACCAAGTACGTTCGTTTCTCCTTCACCACTGCGCCGAAACCTGCCATGATTACGGCGCAGGCTGAAGCCGATGGCGAAGACCAGGACGACTACCGCTACCTCGTGATGCCGGTCCGCCTCCCTAACTAG
- the gnd gene encoding phosphogluconate dehydrogenase (NAD(+)-dependent, decarboxylating), translating to MHIGLIGLGKMGFNMRERMRNGGIEVTGFDRNPEVSDVASVDELIAALPTPRLVWVMVPSGAITDAVVTELGEKLSAGDLVIDGGNSRFTEDQKHAAALAEKGIRFADCGVSGGVWGLQNGYGLMAGGSGEDIELAMPVFDALRPEGERADSFVHVGGVGAGHYAKMVHNGIEYGLMQAYAEGYELLAAKDIVTDLPGTFRAWQKGTVVRSWLLDLMVKALDEDPGLASIDDYVEDSGEGRWTVEEAIANAVPAPAITAALFARFASREDNSPAMKMVSALRHQFGGHATRPAN from the coding sequence GTGCATATTGGACTGATCGGCCTCGGAAAAATGGGCTTCAACATGCGCGAACGCATGCGGAACGGCGGGATAGAGGTCACGGGTTTTGACCGCAACCCGGAGGTCTCCGATGTTGCGTCCGTGGATGAACTGATCGCAGCTCTTCCCACGCCGCGGCTGGTTTGGGTCATGGTCCCCTCCGGTGCCATCACTGACGCGGTGGTCACCGAACTGGGCGAGAAGCTCAGTGCCGGGGATCTGGTGATCGACGGCGGAAACTCACGTTTCACGGAAGATCAGAAGCACGCCGCAGCGTTGGCCGAGAAGGGCATTCGCTTTGCCGATTGCGGTGTATCCGGCGGCGTCTGGGGTCTTCAAAACGGTTACGGCCTGATGGCAGGCGGCAGCGGGGAAGATATTGAGCTCGCAATGCCCGTCTTCGACGCTCTCCGTCCCGAAGGTGAGCGCGCCGACAGCTTTGTCCACGTGGGCGGAGTCGGCGCAGGCCATTACGCCAAGATGGTTCACAACGGCATTGAGTACGGCCTCATGCAGGCATACGCCGAAGGCTACGAACTCCTGGCGGCCAAGGACATTGTGACGGACCTTCCGGGAACATTCCGTGCATGGCAGAAGGGGACGGTTGTCCGGTCCTGGCTTTTGGATCTCATGGTCAAGGCTCTGGACGAAGATCCGGGCCTGGCCTCGATCGATGACTACGTTGAGGATTCCGGCGAAGGCCGTTGGACCGTGGAAGAGGCAATCGCCAACGCTGTTCCCGCACCTGCAATCACGGCTGCCCTCTTTGCCCGTTTTGCTTCCCGCGAGGACAACTCTCCGGCCATGAAGATGGTTTCGGCTTTGCGCCACCAGTTCGGCGGCCACGCCACCCGTCCGGCCAACTAG
- a CDS encoding DUF721 domain-containing protein — MAKDSHEGLQPGREPDEIDAAQAALNRMREAAAARGEVRQRAPRPGSAPKRKGLRDTRGFAQFHGSGRDPLGLGKVVGRLVAERGWTSPVAVGSVMAEWETLVGPDISAHCTPESFTDTTLHVRCDSTAWATQLRLLSSSLLEMFRNELGEGVVASIQVLGPSAPSWRKGGRSVNGRGPRDTYG, encoded by the coding sequence ATGGCGAAGGATAGCCATGAGGGACTTCAGCCCGGCCGTGAACCGGATGAGATTGATGCTGCCCAGGCTGCGCTGAACCGCATGCGCGAGGCTGCGGCGGCGCGTGGAGAAGTACGCCAACGTGCTCCGAGGCCCGGCTCGGCCCCCAAACGGAAGGGGCTCCGGGATACCAGGGGCTTTGCCCAGTTCCACGGCAGTGGCCGGGATCCTTTGGGCCTGGGAAAAGTGGTGGGCCGTTTGGTGGCCGAGCGCGGTTGGACATCGCCTGTGGCCGTTGGTTCTGTCATGGCGGAGTGGGAGACGTTGGTGGGGCCGGACATATCCGCGCACTGCACCCCGGAGAGTTTCACTGACACCACGCTTCATGTCCGTTGTGATTCCACGGCCTGGGCCACCCAGCTTCGGTTGCTGAGCAGCAGTCTTTTGGAGATGTTCCGCAACGAGCTGGGCGAAGGGGTTGTAGCCAGCATTCAGGTGCTGGGACCTTCGGCTCCAAGTTGGCGAAAAGGCGGACGCAGCGTGAATGGTCGGGGACCTCGGGACACGTACGGCTAA